In the genome of Hyphobacterium sp. CCMP332, one region contains:
- a CDS encoding glycosyltransferase family 2 protein produces MNYLIFIPSLYITVSILYQFILGIASLFDFRKINSLNGRHAFKKILIVVPAYREDSVILNSCRENFKVNYPNHLYDILVIADQMKKETNLALREMGVIVFKVSFKNSTKAKALNAVNEFVKSSDYEGQIILDADNIMSKNFLKRSSKLLCAGYEAVQALRQAKKLNSPASVFDALAEIANHKMLCQGANVIGLSSKLSGSGMLLSKVKFLEIIPKLSAIGGFDKEMELLMTKMKIKIYYDGNIHVKDEKCQDFNQMSRQRARWLESQYSFFRKNFVYACKALNEGNFDYFHKVIQLALPPRTLIPIASLILGLISLICGLDTLAIINLTAFLLNLFTYIILTPFNWILKHGANLILALPKLIHSTIKSLSLMPQSKKEFIHTQHFQNDV; encoded by the coding sequence ATGAATTATCTAATTTTTATACCAAGTCTTTACATCACTGTTAGCATCCTATACCAGTTTATACTTGGAATTGCTTCTCTTTTTGACTTCAGAAAGATCAATAGTCTTAATGGCAGACATGCTTTCAAAAAAATTTTGATTGTAGTTCCTGCCTATCGGGAAGATTCTGTGATCCTCAATTCTTGTCGCGAAAACTTTAAAGTTAATTACCCCAACCACCTTTACGATATCCTGGTTATTGCTGATCAAATGAAAAAAGAAACAAATCTCGCACTAAGGGAAATGGGGGTTATTGTATTTAAAGTAAGTTTTAAAAACAGCACAAAGGCCAAAGCCTTGAATGCAGTGAATGAATTTGTTAAAAGTTCAGATTATGAAGGTCAAATAATTCTGGATGCCGATAACATAATGTCGAAGAATTTTTTGAAACGATCCTCAAAATTACTTTGCGCTGGTTATGAAGCAGTTCAGGCTCTGAGACAAGCTAAAAAATTAAATTCTCCGGCTTCAGTTTTCGATGCTTTGGCCGAAATAGCCAATCATAAAATGTTATGCCAGGGTGCAAATGTCATTGGACTATCATCTAAATTATCAGGCTCAGGAATGCTACTGAGTAAAGTGAAATTTCTTGAAATTATTCCAAAACTATCGGCCATAGGAGGATTTGATAAGGAGATGGAATTATTAATGACAAAGATGAAAATCAAAATCTATTACGATGGCAATATACATGTCAAGGATGAGAAATGTCAGGATTTTAATCAAATGAGTCGACAGCGAGCAAGGTGGTTGGAATCTCAATATAGCTTTTTCAGAAAAAACTTTGTTTATGCCTGCAAAGCCTTAAACGAAGGGAATTTTGATTATTTCCATAAAGTTATTCAACTGGCACTTCCTCCAAGAACCCTAATTCCCATTGCTTCTCTCATTCTTGGATTGATCTCACTAATATGTGGTTTGGATACACTTGCCATTATTAATCTCACGGCATTCTTATTAAATCTCTTTACTTATATAATTCTGACGCCATTCAACTGGATTTTGAAACATGGGGCCAACCTGATTCTGGCGCTTCCTAAATTAATCCATAGTACAATCAAAAGTTTGAGTCTAATGCCTCAATCAAAAAAAGAATTTATTCACACTCAACATTTTCAAAATGATGTCTGA
- a CDS encoding O-antigen ligase family protein: protein MINIRISESLNTGKGKLRLWIIVFLCLSVLLVSFLELQGIIFLISLPLLIFIPATLIKKPKQAIWFSFVMAFFISGFSRYISIPWGLSIDIILFLAWIGLAFHKNVKWKRLNNDIFILSLIWFGYICIEFINPNGNGALAWFYAMRGIGFYQILSFGIVFLFFDEKRDLEKFIYLLIALSILGTIWGFKQQLGFLDFAENHWLFAENHQDEHILHGVLRVFSFYSDAGQFGANQAMVSLLCSVLFLGPHSFFKKSIFLIAALVCFLGFAISGTRGALAIPAFGGLFYLIASRNFKVLFSGIIFFLLIFLILKYTFMFQGIEQVRRMRSALDPNNPSLMVRLQNQKVFGEYLADKPFGGGIGTAGYWGFRFNPGSLMANTATDSWYVKIWAETGIVGITFHIATLMYIMAMGFKVTGNIKSQNLRSYALALYAAIGGVLFSSYGNQVFGQMPTGMIMNLAIPFLFIIHKIDQKENS, encoded by the coding sequence ATGATAAACATTAGAATAAGTGAATCATTAAACACGGGTAAAGGCAAATTGCGTTTGTGGATCATTGTATTTCTGTGTTTATCTGTATTACTTGTTTCTTTCCTTGAATTGCAAGGAATTATATTTCTGATTTCGCTTCCACTGTTAATATTTATACCGGCAACCCTTATTAAAAAACCAAAGCAAGCCATTTGGTTCTCCTTTGTTATGGCATTTTTCATTTCAGGTTTTTCAAGGTACATAAGCATTCCCTGGGGCCTGAGTATTGATATAATACTTTTTCTTGCATGGATAGGGCTTGCCTTTCATAAGAATGTAAAATGGAAAAGACTGAACAATGACATATTTATTTTATCATTAATTTGGTTTGGTTACATATGCATTGAGTTTATAAATCCCAATGGCAATGGTGCCCTGGCCTGGTTTTATGCCATGAGAGGTATTGGTTTTTATCAGATTCTCTCATTTGGTATTGTATTCCTTTTTTTCGACGAGAAAAGAGATCTTGAGAAGTTCATTTATCTTCTCATCGCTTTATCTATCCTCGGAACTATCTGGGGATTCAAGCAACAGCTTGGATTTTTAGATTTTGCTGAAAATCATTGGCTTTTTGCAGAAAACCATCAGGATGAACATATTCTTCACGGAGTTTTAAGAGTATTCTCTTTTTACAGCGATGCTGGTCAATTCGGTGCGAATCAGGCCATGGTATCTCTGCTTTGTTCAGTGCTATTTCTCGGTCCACACAGCTTTTTCAAAAAATCAATTTTTCTTATCGCGGCCTTAGTCTGTTTCCTGGGTTTTGCAATATCAGGCACAAGAGGTGCATTGGCTATTCCCGCTTTTGGAGGACTCTTTTATCTTATTGCAAGTCGAAATTTCAAAGTACTGTTTAGCGGCATCATATTCTTTCTCTTAATATTCCTGATTCTTAAATACACGTTTATGTTCCAGGGGATTGAACAGGTTCGAAGAATGCGATCGGCGCTTGATCCAAATAACCCTTCCTTAATGGTACGGTTACAAAATCAGAAAGTATTTGGAGAATATCTTGCTGACAAACCATTTGGTGGAGGCATTGGAACGGCAGGTTATTGGGGTTTTAGATTTAATCCTGGCTCCTTGATGGCCAATACAGCTACAGACAGCTGGTACGTTAAAATTTGGGCAGAAACAGGAATAGTCGGAATTACATTTCACATCGCTACTCTAATGTATATCATGGCCATGGGATTCAAAGTTACCGGTAACATAAAAAGTCAGAATCTGAGATCTTATGCGCTGGCACTTTATGCGGCCATTGGAGGCGTCCTTTTTAGTTCATACGGAAATCAGGTCTTTGGTCAAATGCCCACCGGTATGATCATGAATTTAGCCATTCCATTCCTCTTTATTATTCACAAAATTGATCAAAAAGAAAATTCATGA
- a CDS encoding glycosyltransferase, with protein MNKSQTLVCHSFPSWDSSYKKSTVELMKSLAIDFNIVFLDYHYTWKDLLSKPNIPRLRILGLKSRFRKVQSKNESEILVFNAPPIFPIFKPIKKTIERYNQNVLSKSIKKLNARLKLEDCIYINAMNPKWADLRKYLSPKKSIYYSYDNIEAMKWAKEKNAEHESVFASKADLVITSSTALKNKFSTRSKRVLTVFNGFDNTLFNYVPTYSDSRLVSYLGSVDDRIDFELLRELLKSNKKLKFQFIGPVKSEKAHLLSEMYSNFILLGPKNQKDAAALIQKSAVCIIPFKNTEFTRYIYPLKINEYLAMAKPVVSTAFSEDILSFKKVIAIAQTSSEYNEAIKASLQSNKKQDINARIEFSAANTWQNRSAEFARAIAE; from the coding sequence ATGAATAAAAGTCAAACCCTTGTCTGTCATAGTTTTCCATCTTGGGATTCGTCCTATAAAAAATCTACAGTTGAATTAATGAAATCATTGGCGATTGATTTCAACATTGTCTTTCTTGACTATCACTATACCTGGAAAGACCTATTAAGCAAACCAAACATTCCCAGGCTGCGAATTCTAGGTTTAAAATCGAGATTTCGTAAAGTACAATCCAAAAACGAATCCGAGATATTGGTATTCAATGCCCCTCCCATTTTTCCAATTTTTAAACCCATTAAGAAAACAATCGAGAGATATAATCAAAATGTATTGAGCAAAAGCATTAAAAAACTAAATGCCAGGCTCAAATTAGAAGATTGTATTTATATCAACGCCATGAATCCGAAATGGGCTGATTTAAGAAAGTACTTGTCTCCAAAAAAATCGATCTATTATAGTTATGATAATATTGAAGCCATGAAATGGGCAAAAGAAAAAAATGCTGAACATGAAAGCGTTTTTGCCTCTAAGGCTGATTTGGTTATCACTTCCTCTACTGCCCTAAAAAATAAGTTTTCAACACGTTCAAAAAGAGTGTTAACTGTTTTCAACGGTTTTGATAACACATTATTCAATTATGTTCCTACATACTCAGATAGCCGACTTGTCAGTTATCTGGGGAGTGTAGATGATCGAATAGATTTTGAGTTGTTGAGAGAGCTGCTAAAGTCGAACAAAAAATTAAAATTTCAATTTATAGGGCCCGTTAAATCAGAAAAGGCTCATCTGCTATCGGAGATGTATAGTAATTTTATTCTTTTGGGTCCAAAAAATCAAAAAGATGCCGCTGCACTAATTCAAAAATCAGCTGTTTGTATCATTCCTTTTAAAAATACAGAATTCACCAGGTATATATATCCCTTAAAAATTAATGAATATCTGGCCATGGCAAAACCGGTTGTCAGTACGGCTTTCTCCGAAGATATACTCTCATTTAAAAAAGTAATTGCCATTGCTCAGACTTCATCAGAGTATAACGAGGCAATAAAAGCCTCATTACAGTCAAATAAGAAACAGGACATCAATGCCAGAATTGAATTCAGCGCGGCCAATACCTGGCAAAACAGATCAGCTGAGTTTGCAAGGGCAATTGCAGAATAA